The following coding sequences are from one bacterium SCSIO 12741 window:
- a CDS encoding TerB family tellurite resistance protein: MLQEVKERYKTDEWDYEDFLAFTLMFAAYSDLEVHREELRLMKTMVGEGHFEIVEEILGKLNDYDRIQLLTSFKDKFFPTDDQRDKMLEDMKRIFLADGQLNQIEQIYSIYLKRIL; this comes from the coding sequence ATGCTTCAGGAAGTCAAAGAAAGATACAAGACGGACGAGTGGGATTATGAGGATTTTTTAGCCTTTACCCTGATGTTTGCCGCATACAGTGATTTGGAAGTTCATCGGGAAGAACTGCGCCTGATGAAGACCATGGTAGGGGAAGGCCATTTTGAGATTGTAGAAGAAATATTAGGTAAGCTCAACGACTACGATCGTATTCAATTATTGACTTCCTTCAAAGACAAGTTTTTTCCAACGGATGATCAGCGGGATAAGATGTTGGAAGATATGAAGCGCATTTTCCTGGCCGATGGTCAGTTGAATCAAATCGAGCAGATTTATTCCATTTACCTGAAAAGGATTTTATAA